The Hippocampus zosterae strain Florida unplaced genomic scaffold, ASM2543408v3 HiC_scaffold_231, whole genome shotgun sequence genome includes a window with the following:
- the LOC127594754 gene encoding GAF domain-containing protein A-like, which yields MPEDLSIVQADSKADCYQNILPQIASLVAGEPDLIANLANISAALMEQFRFLWVGYYLPRGDELVLGPFQGPVACTRIRKGKGVCGASWEAGKSLVVPDVSQFKGHIGCSSKSRSEICVPLFREGCMLALLDIDS from the coding sequence ATGCCAGAAGACCTGTCCATCGTCCAGGCAGACTCCAAGGCCGACTGCTACCAGAACATCCTCCCGCAGATTGCCTCGCTCGTGGCCGGTGAGCCGGACCTGATCGCCAACCTGGCCAACATCTCAGCTGCGCTCATGGAACAGTTCCGGTTCCTGTGGGTAGGGTACTATCTGCCTCGGGGGGATGAGCTTGTCCTCGGCCCGTTTCAGGGGCCGGTCGCTTGCACCCGCATTCGAAAGGGAAAGGGGGTGTGTGGCGCCAGCTGGGAGGCGGGAAAGAGCTTGGTAGTGCCTGACGTCAGCCAGTTCAAAGGCCACATCGGGTGCAGCAGCAAGTCACGGTCCGAGATCTGTGTGCCTCTGTTTCGAGAGGGCTGCATGCTGGCGCTGCTGGACATCGACAGCTAG
- the LOC127594755 gene encoding LOW QUALITY PROTEIN: acyl-CoA-binding protein homolog (The sequence of the model RefSeq protein was modified relative to this genomic sequence to represent the inferred CDS: substituted 1 base at 1 genomic stop codon), with product MPSEEFEKVAAEVKNVKTKPSDQELLDLYSLYKQTTVGDVNIERPGMFSFEAKAKWDAWNGRKGLKKEXAEAQYLKLAQEVIKKYGLK from the coding sequence ATGCCGTCTGAGGAGTTTGAGAAGGTTGCTGCCGAAGTCAAGAATGTGAAGACCAAGCCTTCCGACCAGGAGCTGCTGGACCTGTACTCGCTGTACAAACAGACGACCGTCGGGGACGTCAACATCGAGAGGCCCGGGATGTTCAGTTTCGAGGCCAAGGCGAAGTGGGACGCGTGGAACGGGCGCAAGGGCCTGAAGAAGGAATAGGCCGAGGCCCAGTACCTAAAGCTGGCGCAAGAGGTCATAAAAAAATACGGGCTGAAATAA
- the LOC127594758 gene encoding LOW QUALITY PROTEIN: sodium/potassium-transporting ATPase subunit alpha-like (The sequence of the model RefSeq protein was modified relative to this genomic sequence to represent the inferred CDS: inserted 18 bases in 14 codons; deleted 2 bases in 1 codon; substituted 8 bases at 8 genomic stop codons), whose protein sequence is MRVEKEKFRNMDEHRVALDELCRRFGTSAENGLSSQAAXLRNQEEGDNKLPXEKKTPAWIRFLLSXRMVQHPAWVGSILCIITYIIQPARTXPNLYLGIILIFVILLTGAITFMQSAKSDALMDSFKNMLPQXLHGGPRRKLTQVHAEKLVRGDLIELKSGDKVPADIRITMSNELKVDNSPLTGESDPLLRTVELAPRRALETKNLAFFGTLIKEGKXQGIVIMIAQQTVLGQIADLASAGTAXQSPLRKELDRFVLLITVIALVLGIGFFILARVVXQASATWSAXSLDRHLGRKRPEGLLGCITISXAITAQRLHEKQVLVKNLEAVETLGSTSCIWPSDKTGTXHPDKMTVENVWYDGRSTALRAWKTPTDPVFRMLHEAAMISSXAKFDVSQEMLAEPGFKWAKAPVLGDXSETALVKFFQPIEDIETTRARYKIXQLQRRSIAKMPFNSXNKYALTIVEQQTDDSYYCMYIKGAPXKIWKFCGKITDAGRVREIDLEMNKKFEAVNLRFGKNGERVLGFXKCHLNKEEYPMGYGFNVSNPANFNFPMENFTFAGXVSLMDPPKESVPXAVLKCRSAGIKVIMVTGDQPPTAAAIARQVNIISSKTVDDLVEXGYSKEDAMEKAKAIVIHGDMIVKAYEDGEEEGXLKLMSGSPSPVRVREDHAAQKLKIVRACQRAGNIVGVTGDGVNDSPAIKQADIGIAMGIMGTDVSKDAADMILLNDDFGSIVDGIEXGRKIFDNLKKTIVYLLTSNITEIFRSWPTSPCRSAALSNIFMLVICVRHRHPAAISLAYEESEVDIMTRKPRKIDEHLVSLKLLVHAYGQMGEIATAAGFFSFFVTMFTYGFPVSAQIASSHARQNCTAFAEAYPANFTPDWIGLTNTYGYADMRMSLIYCNPSGIWQHTSHVTKAKVCYTTEAVYYGQSSYFVAIVMVQWSNIISCKSRKSSFVYSRVNKVMLAGILCETVIFIFLLYVPGVNTVFGGRPLDFFLMGTPGLCFSVLLLLWVEGRKVLINHRKKGQATPNWF, encoded by the exons ATGCGGGTCGAAAAGGA AAAGTTCAGGAACATGGACGAGCACAGGGTGGCGCTGGACGAGCTGTGCCGGCGGTTCGGGACCAGCGCCGAGAACGGGCTGAGCAGCCAGGCGGCCTAGCTGCGCAACCAAGAAGAGGGCGACAACAAGCTGC TAGAAAAGAAGACTCCCGCCTGGATCCGGTTCCTGCTGAGTTGACGAATGGTTCAGCATCCTGCGTGGGTGGGCTCGATACTGTGcatcatcacttacatcatccAGCCAGCCAGAA TGCCCAACCTCTACCTCGGCATCATCCTCATCTTCGTCATCCTCCTGACCGGCGCGATCACCTTCATGCAGAGCGCCAAGTCAGACGCCCTCATGGATTCTTTCAAGAACATGTTGCCGCA ACTGCACGGTGGTCCGCGACGCAAGCTCACCCAGGTCCATGCCGAGAAGCTGGTCCGCGGCGACCTCATCGAGCTCAAGAGCGGCGATAAGGTGCCCGCGGATATCCGGATCACCATGTCCAACGAACTGAAGGTGGACAACTCTCCCCTTACTGGCGAAAGTGACCCGCTCCTGCGCACGGTCGAA CTCGCACCCCGACGAGCCCTCGAGACCAAAAACCTGGCGTTCTTCGGCACCCTGATCAAGGAGGGCAA GCAGGGCATTGTCATCATGATCGCACAGCAGACCGTCCTGGGCCAGATCGCAGACCTCGCCAGTGCTGGCACCG GTCAGTCCCCCCTCCGGAAGGAGCTCGACCGGTTCGTCCTCCTGATCACGGTGATCGCCCTGGTGCTGGGCATCGGCTTCTTCATCCTCGCGAGGGTGGT ACAGGCCTCAGCTACCTGGAGTGCATGATCTTTGGATCGGCATCTTGGTCGCAAACGTCCGGAAGGCCTGCTCGGCTGCATCACCATCT CGGCGATCACGGCCCAGCGCCTGCACGAGAAACAGGTGCTGGTCAAAAACCTCGAGGCAGTCGAGACCCTCGGCTCTACTTCCTGTATCTGGCCTTCGGACAAGACCGGCAC TCACCCAGACAAGATGACCGTCGAGAACGTGTGGTACGACGGGAGATCCACCGCGCTGAGAGCATGGAAAA CCCCCACCGACCCCGTTTTCAGGATGCTCCATGAGGCGGCGATGATCTCGTCTTAGGCGAAGTTCGACGTCAGCCAGGAAATGCTTGCCGAGCCGGGGTTCAAATGGGCGAAGGCCCCAGTCCTCGGCG GCTCAGAAACCGCCCTCGTAAAGTTTTTCCAGCCGATCGAAGACATCGAGACCACCCGCGCTCGCTACAAGA GCCAGCTGCAAAGACGCTCGATCGCCAAGATGCCTTTCAACT ACAACAAGTACGCCCTGACCATCGTGGAGCAGCAGACCGACGACTCCTACTACTGCATGTACATCAAGGGGGCTCCCTAGAAGATCTGGAAGTTCTGTGGCAAGATCACTGATGCGGGCCGGGTCCGGGAGATCGACCTTGAGATGAACAAGAAATTCGAGGCGGTCAATCTGCGGTTCGGGAAGAACGGGGAGCGCGTGCTTGGCT GCAAGTGCCATCTCAACAAGGAGGAGTATCCCATGGGGtacgggttcaatgtctccaaCCCTGCCAATTTCAACTTCCCTATGGAAAATTTCACTTTCGCAG TGGTCTCCTTGATGGACCCGCCGAAGGAGTCAGTCC ACGCCGTGCTGAAATGCAGGTCTGCAGGGATTAAGGTCATCATGGTCACCGGCGACCAACCCCCCACCGCAGCCGCCATCGCCAGACAGGTCAACATCATCAGTTCGAAGACAGTGGACGATCTGGTCGAGTAGGGCTACTCCAAAGAGGACGCCATGGAAAAAGCAAAGGCCATCGTCATCCACGGGGACATGATTGTCAAGGCCTACGAGGACGGCGAGGAGGAAGGCTAGCTGAAGCTGATGAGTGGGTCTCCAAGTCCAGTGCGTGTTCGCGAGGACCACGCTGCCCAGAAGCTGAAGATCGTGAGGGCCTGTCAGAGAGCCGGCAATATTGTGGGGGTGACGGGCGACGGGGTCAACGACAGCCCCGCGATCAAGCAGGCGGACATCGGCATCGCCATGGGCATCATGGGCACCGACGTGTCGAAGGACGCGGCCGACATGATCCTCCTGAACGACGATTTCGGGTCGATCGTCGACGGCATCGAGTAAGGCCGCAAGATCTTTGACAACCTGAAGAAGACGATCGTCTACCTGCTGACCTCGAACATCACCGAGATCTTCCGTTCCTGGCCTACGTCACCATGCAGATCCGCTGCCCTCTCCAACATCTTCATGCTCGTGATCTGCGTCCGGCACCGACATCCTGCCGCCATCTCCCTGGCCTACGAGGAGAGCGAGGTCGACATCATGACCCGAAAGCCCCGCAAGATCGATGAGCATCTGGTCTCTCTGAAGCTCCTGGTACACGCCTACGGGCAGATGGGGGAGATCGCCACTGCGGCTGGCTTCTTCAGCTTTTTCGTGACCATGTTCACCTACGGCTTTCCGGTGTCCGCCCAGATTGCATCATCAC ACGCCCGGCAGAACTGCACGGCCTTCGCTGAGGCCTACCCCGCCAACTTTACGCCCGACTGGATCGGCCTGACCAACACCTACGGCTACGCAGACATGCGCATGAGCCTGATCTACTGCAACCCGTCAGGCATCTGGCAGCA CACCTCACACGTGACCAAGGCCAAAGTGTGCTACACCACCGAAGCGGTCTACTACGGACAGTCGTCGTACTTCGTGGCGATCGTGATGGTGCAGTGGTCCAACATCATCTCCTGCAAGTCCAGGAAGTCGTCCTTCGTCTACTCCCGGGTCAACAAGGTCATGCTGGCCGGCATCCTCTGTGAGACGgtcatcttcatcttcttgCTGTACGTGCCGGGCGTCAATACGGTCTTCGGCGGGAGGCCGCTGGACTTCTTCCtgatgggcacccctggcctcTGTTTttcggtgct